One Setaria italica strain Yugu1 chromosome I, Setaria_italica_v2.0, whole genome shotgun sequence DNA window includes the following coding sequences:
- the LOC101763439 gene encoding uncharacterized protein LOC101763439 — protein sequence MAAVRGGFSSGGSTNTRRAGHLLPFPCNREPAAASCASSGSSPARSKATRAATCYGADAKLKPEVEASAGNNTKMLLAISATGGSSPRYGSRPPHSDRAGSLTHPSPASPSSCIRGGGGYRQTHGGEDASSSVTRRLEKGQGRLPTRADFMKPSSTLRTIRLQTTRHPSLLDRRGSVNDLRFPKARGKENEVCDKNNWQTDTVSSCLSSARDQNFESDGAFKGSNHSAMSMKPSAMLQNIRIQTPRHRCLLDRRVEGGNQVPPRSIHKAVPARLMHQGPSHNCHQHEYVIDPINDSIVPEVSEEEDEVNEQDWQTDTAPTHISSACDESDGAFEGRKHSAHLVKPSAMPRNIRLQIPRHPSLLSRRVDRINQVPFMCGGCSSDNNHQHVDALDTIDEWRLHKGCVVTTKCIGQSSSTASNSSKFAPLSLGKVKDKAAIVRSASAHKSGGTVGARKKEAYITTLGTGGGYGDPHPPPFYKCEACHKGTAFYRLKCCRLVVCERCGCACEPAEAVEDEKLQSRRGKVQAGKERLPKVKLEGSDLFLWQPCSFPAGLMLCVAKRTGNYLQYYFAPVDDLMNPKVKGIKATVYTFRQHGRNARSLSVRDELLTREQLR from the exons ATGGCCGCCGTCCGGGGCGGCttctcctccggcggcagcaccaacacgcgccgcgccggccacctcctcccgtTCCCCTGCAACAgagagcccgccgccgcctcttgcGCCTCGTCGGGCTCCTCCCCGGCCCGCTCCAAGGCCACGCGGGCTGCCACCTGCTACGGCGCCGACGCCAAGCTGAAGCCCGAGGTTGAGGCCTCCGCGGGGAACAACACGAAGATGCTGCTCGCAATTTCCGCCACGGGCGGAAGCAGCCCGCGCTACGGAAGCCGCCCGCCCCACTCCGACAGAGCCGGATCGCTCACCCACCCCAGCCCCGCCTCGCCTTCCTCGTgcatccgcggcggcggcggctaccgCCAGACGCACGGAGGCGAGGACGCCTCCTCATCCGTCACGCGGAGACTG GAAAAAGGGCAAGGGAGGTTGCCAACCAGAGCAGATTTCATGAAGCCGTCTTCTACACTGCGAACCATCAGATTGCAGACAACCAGGCATCCTTCTCTGCTGGATAGGAGAG GTTCTGTCAATGACTTGAGATTTCCTAAGGCGAGAGGAAAGGAGAATGAGGTTTGTGATAAGAACAACTGGCAGACTGATACTGTGTCATCTTGTCTATCATCAG cTCGTGATCAGAATTTTGAGTCCGATGGTGCCTTTAAAGGTAGCAATCACAGTGCGATGTCCATGAAACCTTCTGCTATGCTGCAAAACATCAGAATACAGACACCTAGGCACCGTTGTCTGCTGGATAGGAGAG TTGAGGGGGGCAATCAGGTGCCTCCAAGATCCATCCACAAGGCTGTACCAGCTAGATTGATGCACCAAGGCCCCTCACATAATTGCCATCAACATGAGTATGTAATAGATCCTATCAATGACAGCATAGTTCCTGAAGTCagtgaagaggaggatgaagtCAATGAACAGGACTGGCAGACTGATACCGCGCCGACTCATATATCCTCAG CTTGTGATGAGTCCGATGGTGCCTTTGAGGGTAGGAAGCATAGTGCGCATTTAGTGAAGCCTTCTGCTATGCCACGAAACATCAGACTGCAGATACCCAGGCACCCTTCTCTGCTGAGCAGGAgag TTGACAGAATCAATCAAGTACCTTTTATGTGTGGAGGTTGCTCCTCAGACAATAACCATCAACATGTGGATGCATTAGATACTATCGATGAATGGAGATTGCACAAG gGTTGTGTTGTGACCACCAAATGTATTGGGCAATCCTCTTCCACCGCATCAAACAGTAGCAAGTTTGCTCCATTGTCCTTGGGAAAAGTTAAAGACAAAGCGGCCATTGTCCGTTCAGCTTCAGCTCACAAATCAGGTGGCACTGTGGGTGCCAGGAAGAAAGAAGCTTATATTACCACTTTGGGCACCGGAGGTGGGTACGGGGACCCTCACCCTCCACCATTCTACAAGTGCGAGGCGTGTCACAAGGGGACGGCCTTCTACAGGCTCAAGTGCTGCCGTCTGGTGGTATGTGAGCGCTGTGGCTGTGCTTGTGAACCAGCAGAAGCTGTGGAAGACGAGAAGCTGCAGTCCCGGAGAGGCAAGGTGCAGGCTGGCAAAGAGAGACTGCCCAAGGTGAAGCTTGAAGGTTCAGATCTTTTCCTCTGGCAGCCGTGTTCGTTCCCTGCGGGGCTCATGTTGTGTGTGGCGAAACGGACTGGGAATTACCTGCAGTATTACTTTGCACCGGTTGACGATCTTATGAACCCGAAAGTCAAAGGGATAAAGGCAACTGTCTACACCTTCCGTCAGCATGGACGCAATGCTAGATCTCTGTCAGTAAGAGATGAGCTCCTTACGCGCGAGCAGTTGCGCTAG